Below is a genomic region from Escherichia ruysiae.
GCTCGCTCACAATTTTCGCAGAATTATAAGTCTTTAGGAAAACAGCAAGGACAGTCTTACCGTTTTATGTATTCGCGTGGTTTTGGTGAGACAAATACGACATTGAATATTACCGGCTATCGTTATGCCACACGCGGCTACTACGATTTTGATGAGTTACAACAAATTCAGAATGGATTCGTTGATGAGAAAAATATAAACAGTTATCATCAACGTTCACGTATATCAACAACGATAAATCAAGATCTTCAGGACTGGGGACAACTCTACCTCTCAGCAAGTAAAGATCAGTACTGGGATACCGCTGATGGATATAACTTATCTGCGAGTTACTCGCTGCCATTCCGCTATATCTCGGCAATGCTATCGCTCGGATATAATAAAAGCCCGTATTACCACGAGGCAGATAAATCGCTGTTTTTATCTGTTTCGGTACCGCTCAACTCATTGCTGAATGGAAATAACCTGTTCTTAACAACGAATACCATTACGAATAATGGTCAGGTGCAACAGCAGGTTGGATTAAACGGCTCCTCACAGGATGGTGAGTTTAGCTATGCCGTGGCGCAAGGCTGGCAGAATCAAAACCGAGGAGAGTCAGGTAACATTAACCTTAACTATCGTGGACCTTATGCACAAATGAACGGCGGTTATGCCTGGCAAAAAGAGTCCAGTCAATGGACATACGGAATTAGCGGTGGTGTTACGTTGCATCCACATGGATTAACCTTATCTCAGCCATTAAGTCTGGACAGTGCCAGTGCTCTGGTTCAGGCTCGTGATGCCGCCAGCGTAAGAGTATTGAACGGTTCAGGTATTTATACGGACTCGCGTGGATATGCCGTTGTCCCATATTTAAATCCCTATAACCGAAATCAAATTTCGCTTGATGTAAATAGTGTTAAGGATAATGTCGAGCTGCTAAATACAGATGTTACTGTCATCCCTGCTCGAGGAGCTTTAGTTTCCGCCCCGTTTAAAGTCAATGTCGGTAATAAAGCAATCATTACCTTAATACAGAAGAATGGCGAGCCAGTACCGTTTGGTAGTGTAGTGACATTAGATTCTGAAAACAGCATTAACAGCAGTATTGTTGCTGATCAAGGACAGGTGTATATGTCAGGGTTACCTGAAGAGGATACTCTTATTGCACAATGGGGTGAGGAGCCTTCTCAAAAGTGTAAAGTAAATTACAAATTGAAAAATAAAACAGCTAAATTCAATGAATTAACTTTACAATGCCAATAGTCTATAGTTCTTAGATTAATAACCCCGCATGTGCGGGGTTATTTTCATACAACATATTAACAACATTGTTACAGATTTGTATTACTTACGGCGGATACAAATCATCTGTTCAACTGCGAATATCATCATACTCACGCGTTTTATCAAATTCGTGTTTTGCAAACGGGCACAGCGGGATAATTTTCCGTTTCTCCTGGCGCATTTTTTCCACGACTTTCGCCACCAGTTGTTTACCAATCCCCTGCCCTTTCAGGCTTTCATCAACATCGGTATGTTCAATAATCGCTAAATTCTCTCCGGTCGGCACAAAGACAATTTCAGCTATTTGATTTCCCTGCGCATCATTGATGTAAAATTTATTATGGCCCTCACGTATTTCCATTTTTCCCCTCACTTATTTATGACGGTATTTCAGCGCGCCGCTGGGGCACGTATCAATCACTTTTATTACGGTGGCGACGTCTACTTCATCCGGCATAATCCACGGCTTACGTTTGAGATTAAACAGTTTGCTATTACCGCGCACACAATTACCGGAATGCTGACATATTGCGGTGTTGAAATAGACATCGACCTTTTCGCCGGTATAGCAGCGATAACCAACGTCCAGTAGTTCCTGATCCATGACCTTCCCTCCCTCATAAGTATGGTTTTCGCTATAAGCATAGCTCTCGAATCGCCAGACGACACCGGAAGTTTCAGTTACCAAATCCGCTTCCCCGGATGGCCAATCCCCTTACTCCCTTTGAATTACCCGCAGCATCAGAGATAATGCTTAGGAAATTTGTCATACAAGGAAGCTGATGAGACATTCACTGCCCTGCCGCATGTTACGCAAACGTCCGATGAAACTCAGTACCACGGTGATCTTAATGGTCAGCGCAGTGCTGTTCTCGGTGCTGCTGGTAGTGCATCTGGTTTACTTCTCGCAAATCAGCGACATGACGCGTGACGGGCTGGCTAACAAGGCGCTGGCCGTGGCGCGTACCCTTGCCGACTCGCCAGAAATTCGCCAGGGCTTGCAGAAAAAACCGCAGGAGAGCGGTATCCAGGACATCGCCGAAGCTGTACGCAAACGCAACGATCTGCTGTTTATTGTCGTTACCAATATGCAAAGTCTTCGCTACTCGCACCCTGAAACCCAACGCATTGGTCAGCTCTTTAAAGGGGACGACATCCTGAAGGCGCTCAACGGCGAGGAAAATGTCGCTATTAATCGCGGTTTTCTGGCGCAGGCTTTACGCGTATTTACCCCTATCTACGACGAAAATCATAAGCAGATCGGCGTGGTGGCGATTGGCCTGGAGTTAAGCCGCGTAACGCAGCAGATCAATGACAGTCGCTGGAGCATTATCTGGTCAATTTTATTCGGTGTGCTGGTTGGCGGGCTGGGTACATGGATTTTAGTCAAAGTACTTAAGCGCATCCTGTTCGGCCTGGAGCCTTACGAAATCTCAACTCTGTTTGAGCAACGCCAGGCAATGCTGCAATCAATCAAGGAAGGTGTCGTTGCCGTAGACGCGCACGGCGAGGTCACACTCATCAATGATGCTGCGCAAGAACTGCTTAATTATCACAAATCCCAGGATGACGAAAAGCTATCGACACTGAGTCAGGCATGGTCGCAGGTGGTGGATGTCTCGGAAGTATTACGTGACGGCACGCCGCGACGAGATGAAGAGGTTACCGTCAAAGATCGGCTATTACTCATCAACACCGTACCCATACGCAGCAATGGCGTTATCATCGGAGCCATCTCTACCTTCAGGGACAAAACGGAAGTTCGTAAGCTAATGCAACGGTTGGATGGGCTGGTCAACTATGCCGACGCACTTCGTGAACGCTCCCACGAATTTATGAACAAATTACACGTGATTCTCGGATTATTACATCTGAAGAGTTATAAGCAGTTGGAAGATTACATTCTAAAAACAGCCAACAACTATCAGGAAGAGATTGGCTCTTTGCTGGGTAAAATCAAATCTCCGGTTATCGCTGGTTTTTTAATCAGCAAAATTAACCGCGCGACCGATTTAGGCCATACGCTGATTTTAAATAGTGAGAGCCAGTTGCCAGACAGCGGTAGTGAAGATCAAGTCGCAACGCTAATTACCGCGTTGGGAAATCTGATAGAAAACGCGCTGGAGGCATTAGGGCAAGAACCCGGTGGTGAAATCAGCGTTACGTTGCACTACCGTCACGGATGGCTGCACTGTGAAATTAACGATGATGGTCCGGGAATTTCCCCCGACAAAATCGATCACATTTTTGAAAAAGGTGTCTCGACAAAAGGAAGTGAACGAGGCGTCGGTCTGGCACTTGTCAAACAACAGGTTGAAAATCTCGGCGGCAGCATTGCCGTGGAATCGGAACCCGGGGTTTTCACACAATTTTTTGTCCAGTTACCCTGGGATGGGGAGAGGTCGAGCAAATGATCAATGTATTAATTATCGATGACGACGCAATGGTAGCGGAGTTGAATCGCCGATACGTGGCGCAGATCCCTGGTTTTCAATGCTGCGGAACAGCCTCGACACTGGAGAAAGCCAAAGAGATTATCTTCAACAACGAAACACCTATCGACCTGATCTTGCTCGATATCTATATGCAAAAAGAAAACGGGCTCGATTTACTGCCTGTCCTGCACAACGCTCGATGCAAAAGCGATGTGATTGTCATCTCCTCAGCTGCTGATGCCGCAACCATTAAGGATTCTCTGCATTATGGCGTCGTTGATTATCTAATCAAACCGTTCCAGGCATCACGTTTTGAAGAGGCGCTCATCGGCTGGCGACAAAAGAAAATGGCGCTGGAGAAACATCAATACTATGACCAGGCCGAGCTGGATCAGCTAATTCATGGCAATTCATCTAACGAACAGGATACCCGCCGTCTGCCAAAAGGCTTAACGCCGCAGACTTTACGCACGCTGTGCCAGTGGATTGACGCTCACCAGGACTATGAATTTTCAACCGACGAGCTGGCCAACGAGGTTAACATCTCTCGCGTTTCCTGCCGCAAATATCTGATCTGGCTAGTGAATTGTCACATCTTAGTTACCAGTATCCATTATGGCGTCACCGGTCGTCCGGTTTATCGCTACCGTATTCAGGCAGAGCATTACTCATTACTGAAGCAATATTGCCAATAACGCATTATTAGTTATCTGGAAGTAACAATTATTGCAGTAATGCAAACCAGCACTGGCACAAGTTACATCAGCCATCAGTAAAACTTGTGCCAGATCAAATATAATTATCCCTCTTCATCCCCTGCGAATTAATATCAATTCGGATAAATAGAGTTTTTAATTTCAAAACGCTAACAAAAGTTAATTAACTATTATGTCACCCGTATTATGTGTATTTTTACCCATAAATAGGTAGATCAGAATAATCTATAAAGTTGATGACATCCGTCTGTAGAACAAAAAATAGACCAATAAATATCAACAAGATAGCGTAAAAACAGACCATTAACATCTGCGAAACACAAACTATAACCCCATCGCCAGAGAGTATTTTTCTCTGAAAAAAACACTTATCACAGTGCATAAATTTACTACTGCCTGAATCAGCCAATATTCACTGTGAAGTATTTGCTCGAGCCAGCAACGACCAAACGGATATTTAGTCAGTCTCTGATAACAGTTCATCCAAAACAGAATGTGGCTGTGATCTATTTGGCAAGAATTTAAATGGGATTATCGCGAGGGTTTACACATGTTATTTACCATCCAACTTATCATAATACTGATATGTCTGTTTTATGGTGCCAGAAAGGGCGGTATCGCGCTGGGTTTATTAGGCGGTATCGGCCTGGTCATTCTGGTCTTCGTCTTCCATCTTCAGCCGGGTAAACCACCGGTTGATGTCATGCTGGTCATCATTGCGGTGGTGGCAGCATCGGCGACCTTGCAAGCCTCTGGCGGTCTGGATGTTATGCTGCAAATTGCCGAAAAACTGCTGCGTCGCAATCCGAAATATGTTTCCATCGTCGCGCCGTTTGTCACCTGTACGCTGACCATTCTTTGCGGTACGGGTCACGTGGTTTACACCATCCTGCCGATCATCTACGACGTTGCGATTAAGAACAACATCCGTCCGGAACGCCCAATGGCGGCGAGCTCTATCGGCGCGCAGATGGGGATTATCGCCAGTCCGGTGTCGGTTGCCGTAGTATCGCTGGTCGCAATGCTGGGGAACGTAACCTTTGATGGTCGTCACCTTGAGTTCCTCGACCTGCTTGCGATTACCATCCCCTCTACCTTGTTAGGTATCCTGGCGATCGGTATTTTCAGTTGGTTCCGTGGTAAAGATCTGGACAAAGACGAAGAGTTCCAGAAATTCATCTCCGTACCGGAAAACCGTGAGTACGTTTACGGTGACACCGCCACGCTGCTGGATAAAAAACTACCGAAAAGCAACTGGCTGGCAATGTGGATCTTCCTCGGGGCAATCGCGGTGGTCGCACTTCTTGGTGCTGATTCAGACCTGCGTCCGTCTTTTGGCGGCAAGCCGCTGTCGATGGTACTGGTTATCCAGATGTTTA
It encodes:
- a CDS encoding GNAT family N-acetyltransferase: MEIREGHNKFYINDAQGNQIAEIVFVPTGENLAIIEHTDVDESLKGQGIGKQLVAKVVEKMRQEKRKIIPLCPFAKHEFDKTREYDDIRS
- the yjdI gene encoding 4Fe-4S mono-cluster protein YjdI, translating into MDQELLDVGYRCYTGEKVDVYFNTAICQHSGNCVRGNSKLFNLKRKPWIMPDEVDVATVIKVIDTCPSGALKYRHK
- a CDS encoding sensor histidine kinase, which produces MRHSLPCRMLRKRPMKLSTTVILMVSAVLFSVLLVVHLVYFSQISDMTRDGLANKALAVARTLADSPEIRQGLQKKPQESGIQDIAEAVRKRNDLLFIVVTNMQSLRYSHPETQRIGQLFKGDDILKALNGEENVAINRGFLAQALRVFTPIYDENHKQIGVVAIGLELSRVTQQINDSRWSIIWSILFGVLVGGLGTWILVKVLKRILFGLEPYEISTLFEQRQAMLQSIKEGVVAVDAHGEVTLINDAAQELLNYHKSQDDEKLSTLSQAWSQVVDVSEVLRDGTPRRDEEVTVKDRLLLINTVPIRSNGVIIGAISTFRDKTEVRKLMQRLDGLVNYADALRERSHEFMNKLHVILGLLHLKSYKQLEDYILKTANNYQEEIGSLLGKIKSPVIAGFLISKINRATDLGHTLILNSESQLPDSGSEDQVATLITALGNLIENALEALGQEPGGEISVTLHYRHGWLHCEINDDGPGISPDKIDHIFEKGVSTKGSERGVGLALVKQQVENLGGSIAVESEPGVFTQFFVQLPWDGERSSK
- the dcuR gene encoding two-component system response regulator DcuR, with protein sequence MINVLIIDDDAMVAELNRRYVAQIPGFQCCGTASTLEKAKEIIFNNETPIDLILLDIYMQKENGLDLLPVLHNARCKSDVIVISSAADAATIKDSLHYGVVDYLIKPFQASRFEEALIGWRQKKMALEKHQYYDQAELDQLIHGNSSNEQDTRRLPKGLTPQTLRTLCQWIDAHQDYEFSTDELANEVNISRVSCRKYLIWLVNCHILVTSIHYGVTGRPVYRYRIQAEHYSLLKQYCQ
- the dcuB gene encoding anaerobic C4-dicarboxylate transporter DcuB; translated protein: MLFTIQLIIILICLFYGARKGGIALGLLGGIGLVILVFVFHLQPGKPPVDVMLVIIAVVAASATLQASGGLDVMLQIAEKLLRRNPKYVSIVAPFVTCTLTILCGTGHVVYTILPIIYDVAIKNNIRPERPMAASSIGAQMGIIASPVSVAVVSLVAMLGNVTFDGRHLEFLDLLAITIPSTLLGILAIGIFSWFRGKDLDKDEEFQKFISVPENREYVYGDTATLLDKKLPKSNWLAMWIFLGAIAVVALLGADSDLRPSFGGKPLSMVLVIQMFMLLTGALIIILTKTNPASISKNEVFRSGMIAIVAVYGIAWMAETMFGAHMSEIQSVLGEMVKEYPWAYAIVLLLVSKFVNSQAAALAAIVPVALAIGVDPAYIVASAPACYGYYILPTYPSDLAAIQFDRSGTTHIGRFVINHSFILPGLIGVSVSCVFGWIFAAMYGFL